A single Triticum dicoccoides isolate Atlit2015 ecotype Zavitan chromosome 2A, WEW_v2.0, whole genome shotgun sequence DNA region contains:
- the LOC119354573 gene encoding uncharacterized protein LOC119354573 isoform X1 has product MSHEAGGDEIALRRRHPPTAAPLDDEDLLGEILLRVPPLPSSLLRASLVSKLCGGVATAPSFSHRFVAHHRRPPVLGFFEKGDGELVFTPILDPPASVTSPPILQSVSGTNLQALRSKFVLNIFFNVAKSIAWCSSSLCLLSNSNF; this is encoded by the exons ATGAGCCACGAGGCCGGCGGCGACGAGAtagccctccgccgccgccacccgccgacgGCCGCGCCGCTGGACGACGAGGACCTCCTCGGGGAGATCCTCCTCCGCGTCCCCCCGCTGCCCTCCTCGCTCCTCCGCGCCTCCCTCGTCTCCAAGCTATGCGGAGGCGTCGCCACCGCCCCCTCCTTCAGCCACCGCTTCGTCGCCCACCACCGGAGGCCCCCCGTCCTCGGTTTCTTCGAGAAGGGCGACGGGGAGCTGGTCTTCACACCCATCCTCGACCCCCCTGCTTCCGTGACGTCGCCTCCAATATTGCAAAG TGTCTCTGGTACAAATCTGCAGGCTCTCCGCTCCAAATTTGTTTTGAACATCTTCTTCAATGTGGCAAAATCAATTGCTTGGTGCAGTTCCAGTTTATGTTTACTATCCAATAGTAATTTCTAA
- the LOC119354573 gene encoding uncharacterized protein LOC119354573 isoform X2: MSHEAGGDEIALRRRHPPTAAPLDDEDLLGEILLRVPPLPSSLLRASLVSKLCGGVATAPSFSHRFVAHHRRPPVLGFFEKGDGELVFTPILDPPASVTSPPILQRLSAPNLF, from the exons ATGAGCCACGAGGCCGGCGGCGACGAGAtagccctccgccgccgccacccgccgacgGCCGCGCCGCTGGACGACGAGGACCTCCTCGGGGAGATCCTCCTCCGCGTCCCCCCGCTGCCCTCCTCGCTCCTCCGCGCCTCCCTCGTCTCCAAGCTATGCGGAGGCGTCGCCACCGCCCCCTCCTTCAGCCACCGCTTCGTCGCCCACCACCGGAGGCCCCCCGTCCTCGGTTTCTTCGAGAAGGGCGACGGGGAGCTGGTCTTCACACCCATCCTCGACCCCCCTGCTTCCGTGACGTCGCCTCCAATATTGCAAAG GCTCTCCGCTCCAAATTTGTTTTGA